A single region of the Chryseobacterium sp. 6424 genome encodes:
- a CDS encoding MFS transporter — protein sequence MSADITTSLKSSHRVLFLNTLAFTICFAAWTMNGVLVTYLTDNGIYNWSVVETGWLLGIPILSGSLMRLPLGLLTDKFGGQKVFTFLLLLCSIPFFLLYYVDSYWLYFLLSALFGMVGTSFAVGIAFTSVWYPKNWQGRALGIFGMGNAGAAITTLLAPTLLNYLSENNPENGWRMLPVFYGIALLVIGFVFMFFIKNKRPEAQGKTIGSLLKPLKQVRVWRFGLYYFLVFGLFVAFSQWLLPYYVNVYKTSLVLGGLLASAFSLPSGVVRALGGYLSDKFGARRVMYWVLYSSLIISGLLMLPKMEILTPGKGIIASKSGKITSVSNEKISLNNEEIPVITKPEIPESVSALPKSFSWQEVVVQQNQAVNKKELLAKGNTLIKFEAHITVFSILVILIGIMWGIGKAAVYKHIPEYFPNEVGVVGGMVGLIGGLGGFIGPILFGYLLTFSGLWTSSWIFVFIVSAIALFWMNTVIKKMMRNEAPHLKDKIEH from the coding sequence ATGAGTGCAGACATAACAACATCCTTAAAATCCTCACATCGCGTATTATTTTTAAACACACTTGCATTTACAATTTGCTTTGCAGCTTGGACGATGAATGGTGTTTTGGTAACCTATCTTACCGACAACGGTATTTATAATTGGAGTGTGGTAGAAACAGGTTGGTTGCTAGGGATCCCCATTTTGTCGGGTTCTTTAATGCGCTTGCCATTGGGCTTGCTTACTGATAAATTTGGTGGTCAAAAGGTGTTTACCTTTTTATTACTCCTTTGTAGTATTCCTTTTTTTCTATTGTATTATGTAGATTCTTACTGGTTGTATTTTTTACTGAGCGCTTTATTCGGGATGGTAGGAACCAGCTTTGCGGTCGGGATCGCCTTCACTTCAGTTTGGTACCCGAAAAACTGGCAAGGCCGCGCGTTGGGTATTTTCGGGATGGGAAATGCGGGCGCCGCAATTACAACGCTATTGGCCCCCACTTTACTGAATTATCTCTCCGAAAACAATCCGGAGAATGGGTGGAGGATGTTGCCTGTTTTCTACGGTATTGCCCTTCTGGTCATAGGTTTTGTTTTTATGTTTTTTATTAAAAATAAACGGCCAGAGGCTCAGGGGAAAACCATTGGCTCCCTGTTAAAACCTTTAAAACAAGTACGTGTTTGGCGTTTCGGATTGTATTATTTTCTCGTGTTCGGCTTGTTTGTGGCTTTTTCCCAATGGCTGTTACCTTATTATGTGAATGTATATAAAACTTCATTGGTTTTAGGTGGTCTTTTGGCATCGGCCTTTAGTTTGCCAAGTGGCGTAGTACGGGCGTTGGGTGGCTATCTTTCCGATAAATTTGGGGCGAGAAGAGTGATGTATTGGGTTTTATACTCTTCATTAATCATCAGTGGATTGCTGATGCTTCCGAAAATGGAAATTCTAACTCCAGGGAAAGGGATTATTGCCAGCAAATCCGGAAAGATAACTTCGGTCTCCAATGAAAAAATAAGTTTGAACAACGAAGAAATTCCTGTCATCACAAAACCGGAGATCCCTGAAAGTGTATCCGCTTTGCCGAAATCTTTTTCCTGGCAGGAAGTGGTGGTACAGCAAAATCAAGCTGTGAATAAGAAAGAACTGTTGGCCAAAGGCAACACACTGATCAAGTTTGAGGCGCATATCACGGTTTTCTCCATATTGGTCATTCTCATTGGGATCATGTGGGGCATTGGCAAAGCGGCAGTTTATAAACATATACCAGAATATTTCCCTAATGAAGTGGGGGTAGTTGGCGGTATGGTAGGCCTTATTGGTGGACTTGGCGGATTTATAGGCCCCATCTTATTCGGCTATCTGCTTACTTTTTCCGGATTATGGACAAGTTCCTGGATCTTTGTGTTCATCGTATCTGCTATCGCCCTTTTCTGGATGAATACTGTTATAAAAAAGATGATGCGCAACGAGGCACCACACCTCAAAGATAAAATTGAGCACTAA
- a CDS encoding MFS transporter, producing MKSIDIKAFAVANVVTMVTLVLIMIGSRNLQNFDAALIAYMFGTLFAIFGIVYRYTVWIQRPPTKIYFKRSIKTLFSKEFLHFFWFTVKDFFRNIVFQSFIIKRGNKKGIAHLLMAIGCMMAFAITIPLTFGWVHFTLVPHTGLDPNAIDIYTAHFFGFEIYSFPVKSIIGSLTFGALNWSSLLVTLGATYFLQKRLKDPGFIATQTFEGDILPLLLLILVSITGVGITLDYTYMGGKAFEFIAVTHAFFVIVFLIWMPFGKFFHIIQRPAQIGAHIYKEVGKKRGMQVCKHTGAEFTTKLHVADLKDITKAVGFNLQDEHGNSLLDYSPEGKRDLLAMAHLRARKESGQFFG from the coding sequence ATGAAATCAATTGATATAAAAGCTTTTGCAGTAGCCAATGTAGTGACAATGGTTACACTGGTGCTTATTATGATTGGCTCCCGAAATTTACAAAATTTTGATGCGGCATTGATAGCATATATGTTTGGGACTTTATTCGCAATCTTCGGTATTGTTTACCGATATACGGTTTGGATACAAAGACCACCGACAAAAATCTACTTCAAGAGAAGTATCAAGACTTTGTTTTCGAAAGAGTTTTTACACTTCTTTTGGTTTACAGTAAAAGACTTTTTTAGGAATATTGTCTTTCAAAGTTTCATCATCAAACGTGGCAATAAGAAAGGCATTGCCCATCTATTGATGGCAATTGGCTGTATGATGGCGTTTGCGATAACCATACCCCTTACTTTTGGTTGGGTGCATTTCACCTTGGTTCCCCACACTGGGTTAGATCCTAATGCGATAGATATATACACTGCGCATTTTTTCGGATTTGAGATATATTCTTTCCCCGTCAAATCAATTATAGGATCGTTAACTTTTGGTGCGCTTAACTGGTCTTCCCTTTTGGTAACACTTGGCGCAACCTATTTCCTGCAAAAGAGGTTGAAGGATCCGGGATTCATTGCAACACAAACATTTGAAGGTGACATTTTACCCCTACTTTTATTGATATTGGTTTCTATCACAGGGGTCGGCATAACATTGGATTATACCTATATGGGCGGAAAAGCTTTTGAATTCATAGCCGTTACACACGCTTTCTTTGTGATTGTCTTTCTCATCTGGATGCCTTTCGGTAAATTTTTTCACATCATCCAGAGACCCGCGCAGATCGGTGCTCATATATATAAGGAAGTAGGCAAAAAGAGAGGCATGCAAGTTTGTAAACATACTGGGGCCGAATTTACCACTAAATTGCATGTGGCAGATTTGAAAGACATTACCAAAGCTGTGGGGTTCAATCTTCAGGACGA